In one window of Azotobacter salinestris DNA:
- a CDS encoding KilA-N domain-containing protein, with the protein MNDLVIANTTIRQDAEGRYCLNDLHRASGGEKRHGPSYWLANQQTKELVSELETTGNPVVTLEGRNGGTYVCKELVYAYAMRISPAFHVKVIRTFDAVVTGHKQAVGGEFSQGVFREFQFTRLELVKTVADMTEHSLRLANLLGLRDNQGRFYADKLVRRQIGIGPIELLGLPSLTAAEADLTFSPQQLGARFNMSARTFNSLLMRCGFQFKAPAGESPAWRPTPKGEPHCAYEDTGRQHNDGAPVRVLRWKESLLDELRKAATELGGLLKPVARG; encoded by the coding sequence ATGAACGATCTGGTAATCGCCAACACCACCATCCGTCAGGATGCCGAAGGCCGCTACTGCCTGAACGATTTGCACCGGGCGAGCGGCGGGGAGAAACGCCATGGCCCAAGCTACTGGCTGGCAAACCAGCAGACCAAAGAGCTTGTTTCCGAATTGGAAACTACCGGAAATCCGGTAGTTACCCTGGAGGGTCGTAACGGCGGTACCTACGTCTGCAAGGAGTTGGTGTACGCCTACGCCATGCGAATCAGCCCCGCGTTCCACGTCAAGGTTATCCGCACCTTCGACGCCGTGGTCACCGGCCACAAACAGGCGGTCGGCGGCGAGTTCAGCCAGGGCGTTTTCAGGGAGTTCCAGTTCACCCGCCTGGAGCTGGTCAAGACCGTGGCGGACATGACCGAGCATTCCCTGCGGCTGGCCAACCTGCTGGGCCTGCGGGACAACCAGGGCCGCTTCTACGCCGACAAGCTGGTCAGGCGCCAGATCGGCATCGGCCCGATCGAGTTGCTGGGGCTGCCCTCGCTGACGGCGGCGGAGGCCGATCTGACCTTCTCCCCGCAACAACTGGGCGCCCGCTTCAACATGTCGGCGCGAACCTTCAACAGCCTGCTGATGCGCTGCGGCTTCCAGTTCAAGGCCCCGGCGGGGGAAAGCCCGGCCTGGCGGCCCACGCCGAAAGGCGAGCCGCATTGCGCCTACGAGGATACCGGCCGGCAGCACAACGACGGCGCGCCGGTGCGGGTCCTGCGCTGGAAAGAATCGCTGCTGGACGAGCTGCGCAAGGCGGCCACGGAACTGGGCGGTTTGCTCAAGCCGGTGGCCCGAGGGTAA
- a CDS encoding phage antirepressor N-terminal domain-containing protein, whose amino-acid sequence MSAIISQLDTVSFHGHDLTVITTPAGEHLVAMKPICEAIGLSWRGQNERIQRHEVLKEGMRVIRTPSTGGEQETICLPLDYLNGWLFGVDASRVKPEIRERLVQYQRECFAALAAYWQQGEAVNPRTVAPATAEPIHLTYNDRPFRIVPEGAALWFVAVDVARALDMRDGHCLTRHLRSEHKALRQVGHKRLSLIDRPGLELALHHASPARAEPLRLWLEAALEQFMPVAAPRALPGGLSGEQQGALKALVAARIEALPELERGRAATRCWSALKSKFGCGYKEIAPERFTEAVSLVARIVLEGELLEPEAPKGVGRLDIDYPIEDWKARNPQQFRHDNPNSPDLVVGYGDLLSSGYSPCCDLLDKLHNAGYRVDGAFYELRSYQNLMLQMDMAIRLMVGNARQAIEGFEQDRRRLQKFVGVKGHRA is encoded by the coding sequence ATGTCGGCCATCATCAGCCAGCTCGACACTGTCAGCTTTCACGGACACGATCTCACCGTCATCACCACGCCCGCAGGCGAACACCTCGTAGCGATGAAACCTATCTGCGAAGCCATCGGCCTTTCTTGGCGTGGTCAGAACGAGCGCATCCAGCGTCACGAAGTCCTCAAGGAAGGTATGCGTGTAATACGCACCCCTTCCACTGGTGGCGAACAGGAAACGATCTGCCTCCCCCTCGACTACCTCAACGGCTGGCTGTTCGGCGTGGATGCCTCCCGCGTCAAACCCGAAATCCGCGAGCGACTGGTGCAGTATCAGCGCGAATGCTTCGCCGCGCTGGCCGCCTACTGGCAGCAGGGCGAGGCGGTTAATCCGCGCACGGTGGCTCCAGCCACCGCCGAACCCATCCACCTCACCTACAACGACCGCCCGTTCCGCATCGTCCCCGAGGGCGCGGCGCTGTGGTTCGTCGCCGTCGATGTGGCTCGCGCCCTGGACATGCGCGACGGCCATTGCCTCACCCGCCATCTGCGCAGCGAGCACAAGGCGCTGCGGCAGGTCGGCCACAAGCGACTGAGCCTGATCGACCGGCCCGGGCTGGAGCTGGCCCTGCATCACGCCAGCCCGGCGCGGGCCGAACCGCTGCGTCTGTGGCTTGAAGCCGCCCTGGAGCAGTTCATGCCCGTCGCGGCGCCACGTGCGCTGCCGGGCGGGCTGTCCGGCGAGCAGCAGGGCGCGCTCAAGGCGCTGGTGGCCGCACGCATCGAGGCGTTGCCCGAGCTGGAACGGGGCAGGGCGGCGACGCGCTGCTGGTCGGCGCTCAAGTCCAAGTTCGGCTGCGGTTACAAGGAGATCGCCCCGGAGCGGTTCACCGAGGCGGTGAGTCTGGTGGCGCGCATCGTGCTGGAGGGCGAGCTGCTGGAGCCGGAGGCGCCGAAGGGGGTGGGCCGCCTCGACATCGACTACCCCATCGAGGACTGGAAGGCCCGCAACCCCCAGCAGTTCCGCCACGACAACCCGAACAGCCCGGATCTGGTGGTCGGCTATGGGGATCTGCTGTCGAGCGGCTATTCCCCCTGCTGCGACCTGCTGGACAAGCTGCACAACGCCGGTTACCGCGTCGATGGCGCCTTCTACGAGCTGCGCTCCTATCAGAACCTGATGCTCCAGATGGACATGGCCATCCGGCTGATGGTCGGCAATGCGCGCCAGGCAATAGAAGGCTTCGAGCAGGATCGTCGGCGCCTCCAGAAATTCGTTGGCGTGAAGGGCCACCGGGCCTGA
- a CDS encoding IS630 family transposase produces the protein MTRDARSLSPLEQREKRAIALRMREQGYTYRAIGEAVGVHLRTVAHWVEVAQRQGKAAAIEGGQRGSLPGERRSLSPEQEALIRTLLLDTMPDQLKLAFALWTREAVQALIALHCGFQMPIRTVGEYLKRWGYTPQRPLKRAYQQQPEAIQRWLKTEYPKIEQRAKAESGEIHWGDETGLRSDSHAGRSYAPTGRTPVREVSGSRFATNMISTVTNRGKLRFMLYRETMTATVLIRFLGRLIRDTQGRKVFLILDNLRVHHCKTVKAWLGERRERIEVFFLPAYAPELNPDEYLNGDLKQQVRSGPSARSREALEGRVRSVMRRLQSKPERIRSYFRHPKIAYAA, from the coding sequence ATGACCCGTGACGCCCGAAGCCTCAGCCCCCTGGAACAGCGCGAAAAACGCGCCATCGCCCTTCGCATGCGCGAGCAGGGGTATACCTACCGAGCCATCGGCGAAGCCGTTGGCGTTCATCTGCGCACCGTGGCGCACTGGGTTGAGGTGGCGCAGCGCCAGGGCAAGGCGGCTGCCATCGAGGGTGGCCAGCGCGGGTCACTGCCAGGAGAGCGCCGCAGCCTCAGCCCGGAGCAGGAGGCGCTGATTCGCACGTTGCTGCTCGATACCATGCCAGACCAGCTGAAGCTCGCTTTCGCGCTCTGGACTCGGGAGGCGGTACAGGCCCTGATCGCCCTGCACTGTGGTTTTCAGATGCCGATCCGGACGGTCGGCGAATACCTCAAGCGTTGGGGCTATACCCCGCAGCGGCCGTTGAAGCGCGCCTATCAGCAGCAGCCCGAGGCGATACAGCGCTGGTTGAAGACCGAGTACCCGAAGATCGAACAGCGTGCCAAGGCCGAGAGCGGCGAGATTCACTGGGGCGATGAAACCGGCTTGCGCAGCGATAGCCACGCGGGGCGCAGCTACGCCCCGACAGGGCGAACGCCGGTACGCGAGGTCAGTGGAAGCCGCTTTGCCACGAACATGATTTCGACGGTGACCAACCGGGGCAAGCTGCGCTTCATGCTGTACCGGGAAACCATGACGGCGACTGTGTTGATCCGCTTCCTGGGGCGGCTGATCCGGGACACCCAAGGGCGCAAGGTGTTCCTGATCCTGGACAACCTGCGCGTGCATCACTGCAAGACAGTGAAAGCCTGGCTGGGCGAGCGACGAGAGCGGATCGAGGTGTTCTTTCTGCCTGCGTACGCCCCGGAGCTCAACCCGGACGAGTACCTCAATGGCGACCTCAAGCAGCAGGTGCGCAGCGGGCCGAGCGCGAGAAGCCGGGAGGCTCTGGAAGGACGTGTTCGTTCGGTCATGCGCCGCCTGCAATCAAAGCCCGAGCGAATTCGCTCGTACTTCAGGCACCCCAAAATAGCCTATGCGGCATGA
- a CDS encoding IS5 family transposase, with protein sequence MKQLSFADAEYAGKRKQTRRERFLLEMDQVVPWQGLIALIEPYYPKGEGGRPAYPLAAMLRVHLMQNWFGYSDPAMEEALYETTLLRQFAGLSLERIPDETTLLNFRRLLEKHELAGGILEVINGYLGERGLSLRQGTIVDATLIHAPSSTKNKDGKRDPEMHSTKKGNQYYFGAKAHIGADAESGLVHSVVVTAANVADVTQVDQLLHGEENVVSADAGYTGVEKRPEHEGRQVIWQVAARRSTYKKHGKRSALYKAIRKIEKAKAQVRAKVEHPFRVIKRQFGYTKVRFRGLAKNTSQLVTLFALSNLWMARRYLLANAGEVRL encoded by the coding sequence ATGAAGCAACTGTCCTTCGCCGATGCCGAGTATGCCGGCAAGCGCAAGCAGACCCGCCGCGAGCGCTTCCTGCTCGAGATGGACCAGGTGGTGCCGTGGCAGGGGCTGATCGCCCTGATCGAGCCCTACTATCCCAAGGGCGAAGGCGGTCGGCCCGCCTACCCGCTGGCAGCCATGCTGCGCGTGCACCTGATGCAGAACTGGTTCGGCTACAGCGATCCGGCGATGGAGGAAGCGCTGTACGAAACCACTCTCCTGCGCCAGTTCGCCGGCCTGAGCCTGGAGCGCATCCCGGACGAAACGACCCTCCTCAACTTCCGTCGCCTGCTGGAGAAGCACGAACTGGCCGGGGGAATACTGGAGGTGATCAACGGCTATCTGGGCGAGCGCGGACTGTCGCTGCGCCAGGGCACCATTGTCGACGCCACCCTGATCCATGCGCCGAGCTCGACGAAGAACAAGGACGGCAAGCGCGACCCGGAAATGCACTCGACGAAGAAGGGCAACCAGTACTACTTCGGCGCAAAAGCTCACATTGGTGCCGACGCTGAGTCGGGTCTGGTGCACAGCGTGGTGGTCACGGCAGCCAACGTGGCAGATGTCACCCAAGTCGACCAACTGCTGCATGGCGAGGAAAACGTAGTGAGTGCCGATGCGGGCTATACCGGCGTAGAGAAGCGCCCCGAGCATGAAGGTCGGCAGGTCATCTGGCAGGTCGCGGCCCGGCGCAGTACCTACAAGAAGCATGGCAAGCGTAGCGCCTTATACAAAGCGATCCGCAAGATCGAGAAGGCCAAGGCCCAGGTACGAGCCAAGGTCGAACATCCGTTCCGCGTGATCAAGCGCCAGTTTGGCTACACCAAGGTGCGCTTCCGGGGATTGGCCAAAAACACGTCACAGTTGGTGACGCTGTTCGCCTTGTCGAATCTGTGGATGGCGCGCCGATATTTACTGGCGAATGCAGGAGAGGTGCGCCTGTAA
- a CDS encoding transposase, protein MPRFKSVHKGLKLLPVDFDKQLLPGSFEHALCYLVDHELDLSGFHARYRNDVEGAPAFDPAVLLKIVLLAYSRGIVSSRKMEAACREHVLFMAVSGDSQPHFTTLAAFVSNMGDLAAKLFAQVLAVCDRQGLIGREMFAIDGVKLPSNASKARSGTRADFLRQAEKMEKAARAMIERQRQSDHSPEGEDQRAARQLERLQASARQLRAWLNDNPEDHKGVTGRVNLSNRTDNESAKMATGKGVIQGYTGVAAVDEKAQIIVEAQAHGTGAEQALLGPAVEATAHVRSPDTCYTADAGYHSRAGLEQLSAAGIPAYIPDNGYRQRDPRYAGQELHLSKPDPLWDKNPKPRASKLYTPADFRFDPEQKTCVCPAGKSLYGNGSHCLIKGLRAIKFQGAMRDCLACLQRAKCLRNPEKTAARQVAFFLPRAQREDDVLEQMRQRIDSPQGREMIGRRFATVEPVFGNLRYNKRLDRFTLRGRERVDGQWKLYCLIHNIEKLATHGAWQ, encoded by the coding sequence ATGCCTCGGTTCAAGTCCGTTCACAAGGGGTTAAAGCTGCTCCCCGTGGATTTCGACAAGCAGTTGCTGCCCGGCAGCTTCGAGCATGCCCTGTGTTACCTGGTCGACCACGAACTGGATCTCTCCGGCTTCCACGCCCGCTACCGCAACGACGTCGAAGGCGCTCCGGCCTTCGATCCGGCCGTGCTGCTGAAGATCGTTCTGCTGGCCTACAGCCGCGGCATCGTCAGCAGCCGCAAGATGGAAGCCGCCTGCCGCGAGCATGTGCTGTTCATGGCCGTATCCGGCGACAGCCAGCCGCACTTCACCACCCTGGCCGCGTTCGTCTCCAACATGGGCGACCTGGCCGCCAAGCTGTTCGCCCAGGTGCTCGCCGTCTGTGACCGCCAGGGCCTGATTGGCCGCGAGATGTTCGCCATCGATGGCGTGAAGCTGCCGAGCAACGCCAGCAAGGCCCGCAGCGGCACCCGTGCCGACTTCCTGCGTCAAGCCGAGAAAATGGAAAAGGCCGCCCGGGCGATGATCGAGCGGCAGCGTCAGAGCGACCATAGTCCGGAGGGCGAGGATCAGCGTGCTGCACGCCAGCTCGAGCGCCTGCAAGCCAGTGCCCGGCAACTGCGTGCCTGGCTGAATGACAATCCGGAGGACCACAAGGGCGTGACCGGACGGGTCAACCTGTCCAATCGCACCGACAACGAGTCGGCCAAGATGGCCACCGGCAAGGGCGTGATCCAGGGCTACACCGGGGTCGCGGCGGTGGACGAGAAGGCACAGATCATCGTCGAAGCCCAGGCCCATGGCACCGGCGCAGAGCAGGCGTTGCTCGGCCCGGCGGTCGAGGCTACGGCCCATGTCCGCTCCCCCGACACCTGCTACACCGCCGATGCCGGCTACCACAGCCGAGCCGGACTCGAACAACTGAGCGCAGCCGGCATCCCGGCCTATATCCCCGACAACGGCTATCGTCAGCGCGACCCGCGCTATGCCGGGCAGGAGCTGCACCTGAGCAAGCCCGACCCGCTCTGGGACAAAAACCCCAAGCCACGTGCTTCCAAACTGTATACGCCCGCCGATTTCCGCTTCGATCCGGAGCAGAAAACTTGCGTGTGTCCGGCCGGTAAGTCGCTGTACGGCAACGGCAGCCACTGTTTGATCAAGGGCCTGCGGGCCATCAAGTTCCAGGGCGCCATGCGCGACTGCCTGGCCTGCCTGCAGCGCGCGAAATGCCTGCGTAACCCGGAGAAAACCGCGGCACGGCAGGTGGCGTTTTTCCTGCCCAGGGCTCAGCGGGAGGACGATGTGCTGGAGCAGATGCGTCAGCGCATCGACAGCCCGCAGGGGCGCGAGATGATCGGCCGGCGCTTCGCCACGGTGGAACCGGTGTTCGGCAACCTGCGCTACAACAAGCGCCTGGACCGCTTCACCCTGCGGGGCCGGGAGCGCGTGGACGGGCAGTGGAAGCTCTATTGCCTGATTCACAACATCGAGAAACTGGCGACCCACGGGGCCTGGCAATGA
- a CDS encoding HNH endonuclease — MTAKNEINLDLSAIDDLTIQRIIWFGANYGPPISSGVLTIGKKSYLGSKAEGRYCRFCKKGEPEVSFSMEAHAFPEMIGNKSLIDLQECDKCNKFFADTIEDAFGKWTMPWRSPHMVPGKNGVPTSKSKDKKLRIESNRPKHLVISIESGDERCTVDPDTGKVTITLTRDPFLPMAAYKCLVKMALSVMPEDLREECSHLYKWVLEERQSFESFPYKPLSVLVTKISGPLPRDRIDYYLYKRLEENNSAPYLQFVVLFGNNQYQIFLPMPNQDKELISKGTVSILPHPHRFGLRKHIDQYGGDSITSYDLSSPDRCEGSAEKLTFLAESIKPIPPEEIPPEDMPKNK, encoded by the coding sequence ATGACTGCCAAAAATGAAATAAATCTTGACCTCAGCGCCATTGACGACCTAACGATCCAGCGAATTATATGGTTCGGGGCAAATTACGGGCCGCCCATTTCCTCTGGAGTATTGACTATTGGCAAAAAGAGCTACTTAGGCTCAAAAGCAGAGGGGCGATACTGCCGTTTTTGCAAAAAAGGCGAACCAGAAGTCAGCTTCTCAATGGAAGCCCACGCATTCCCTGAGATGATTGGAAACAAATCTCTAATAGATCTTCAAGAGTGCGACAAATGTAATAAATTTTTCGCCGACACCATCGAGGATGCTTTTGGGAAGTGGACCATGCCCTGGCGCTCACCGCATATGGTTCCGGGAAAAAATGGAGTCCCAACATCAAAATCAAAAGACAAAAAATTAAGAATAGAATCAAATAGACCAAAGCATTTAGTGATCAGCATTGAATCTGGAGATGAGCGCTGCACCGTTGATCCGGACACTGGGAAAGTTACCATAACGCTAACTAGAGACCCATTTCTACCGATGGCCGCCTACAAATGTCTAGTCAAGATGGCGCTTTCGGTTATGCCGGAAGACCTCAGAGAAGAATGCTCTCATCTTTACAAGTGGGTATTAGAAGAAAGGCAGAGCTTTGAATCCTTTCCCTATAAGCCTCTGAGCGTATTGGTAACCAAAATTTCCGGACCACTGCCAAGAGACAGAATTGACTACTACCTATACAAAAGACTTGAAGAGAACAACTCCGCCCCATACCTTCAATTCGTAGTGCTATTTGGAAATAATCAATATCAGATATTTCTACCAATGCCGAATCAAGATAAAGAATTAATCTCTAAAGGCACGGTAAGCATCTTGCCGCACCCTCACAGATTCGGACTAAGAAAACATATAGACCAATACGGCGGCGATTCCATCACGAGTTACGACCTGAGCAGCCCAGACCGATGCGAGGGCTCAGCAGAGAAGTTGACATTCTTAGCTGAATCAATAAAACCCATACCTCCGGAAGAAATACCACCTGAAGATATGCCGAAAAATAAGTAG
- a CDS encoding type II toxin-antitoxin system prevent-host-death family antitoxin has translation MQNVLANKAVSVSELKKNPSAVIGSANGGPVAVLNHNRVMGYMVPAAEFEAMVERLEDLELAELARSRAGETPVPVNLDDL, from the coding sequence ATGCAAAACGTACTGGCCAACAAGGCCGTCAGCGTGTCAGAGCTGAAGAAGAACCCGTCTGCAGTGATCGGCAGCGCCAATGGCGGGCCGGTGGCGGTGCTGAATCACAACCGGGTGATGGGTTACATGGTGCCGGCTGCGGAATTCGAGGCAATGGTCGAGCGGCTGGAAGACCTGGAGCTGGCCGAACTCGCCCGCTCTCGCGCCGGCGAAACACCCGTGCCGGTGAATCTGGATGACCTATAG
- a CDS encoding type II toxin-antitoxin system RelE family toxin: MTYSLEFLPSALKEWEKLGHTVREQLKKKLRERLELPRVPPDALREMPNHYKIKLRASGYRLVYRVEDERVVVVVVAVGKREHSAAYEKAKGR, encoded by the coding sequence ATGACCTATAGCCTGGAGTTCCTCCCGTCCGCGCTGAAGGAATGGGAGAAGCTCGGGCACACGGTGCGCGAGCAGTTGAAGAAGAAACTGCGCGAGCGTCTGGAGCTGCCCAGAGTGCCACCCGACGCTCTGCGAGAAATGCCGAACCACTACAAGATCAAGCTACGCGCCTCGGGCTATCGGTTGGTGTACCGGGTGGAAGATGAGCGCGTGGTGGTGGTCGTGGTCGCCGTGGGCAAGCGCGAGCACAGCGCGGCCTATGAGAAGGCAAAGGGGCGGTAA
- a CDS encoding BrnT family toxin, producing the protein MIIYDEAKRASNLAKHGLDLADAGLVYDAPNKITLSSPRQDEERLMDVAMVEVMGVVLVLVYVERGEDIRAISLRRASKQERKRYAALQQD; encoded by the coding sequence ATGATCATCTACGACGAAGCCAAGCGCGCAAGCAATCTGGCCAAGCACGGCCTCGATCTGGCCGACGCGGGGCTGGTGTACGACGCGCCGAACAAGATCACCCTGAGTTCGCCGCGTCAGGACGAGGAACGCCTGATGGATGTCGCGATGGTCGAGGTGATGGGTGTGGTCCTGGTGCTGGTGTACGTCGAGCGTGGCGAGGATATCCGCGCCATCTCGCTGCGCCGTGCCTCGAAACAGGAGAGGAAACGCTATGCAGCACTCCAGCAAGACTGA
- a CDS encoding BrnA antitoxin family protein — MQHSSKTDWQRVKAEAAADEPVARDADDLYDPNDPAAVDAFWDAATVRRRGERGPQKAPTKQQVSLRLSPEVLAYFKAGGSGWQTRLDQALKDYVREHSHD; from the coding sequence ATGCAGCACTCCAGCAAGACTGACTGGCAGCGCGTCAAGGCCGAGGCAGCCGCCGACGAGCCAGTGGCGCGCGATGCCGACGATCTCTATGACCCGAACGACCCTGCGGCCGTGGATGCCTTCTGGGATGCCGCCACCGTACGCCGCCGCGGCGAGCGCGGCCCGCAGAAGGCGCCGACCAAGCAGCAGGTATCCCTGCGCCTGTCTCCCGAGGTGCTGGCCTACTTCAAGGCCGGCGGCAGCGGCTGGCAAACCCGTCTCGACCAGGCGCTCAAGGATTACGTGCGAGAGCACAGCCACGACTAG